The following proteins are co-located in the Candidatus Nitrotoga sp. AM1P genome:
- a CDS encoding multicopper oxidase domain-containing protein, with the protein MYKLKNTAVAVMLVTGLFSAQQVFAKTVKVTMTAMEVDLPVNNKGDVKMAAWTFDGSIPGKPVRVDEGDTVDFTLINPPENKNSHAMDFHAAQVDVLNEFGEIKPGQTKHFKFEAKVPGVFIYHCGASTMAQHIAKGMYGMIIVDPKDKKNYPKADREYMLIQQQYFPDSENITGLLENTGWKGALINGKMFHYSPVHDPNATQVLESKPGERVRIFFGNANINNPIALHPIAGIWDRVYINGNPKNTLYGIQTYNVSVAEASTFDIVSPADRPTNVAIVDHAMGAALRGAITVLMNKPDADPKKGRGDQILIR; encoded by the coding sequence ATGTATAAACTTAAAAATACAGCTGTTGCTGTAATGCTGGTAACTGGACTGTTTTCCGCACAACAAGTATTCGCAAAAACCGTTAAAGTCACGATGACGGCTATGGAAGTTGATCTGCCCGTGAATAACAAGGGTGATGTCAAAATGGCTGCATGGACATTCGATGGCTCCATTCCTGGCAAGCCTGTTCGCGTAGATGAAGGCGATACGGTGGATTTCACGCTGATCAACCCACCTGAAAATAAAAATTCACACGCCATGGACTTTCACGCGGCTCAGGTTGACGTGCTAAATGAATTCGGTGAAATCAAGCCGGGACAAACTAAACATTTCAAGTTTGAAGCCAAGGTTCCAGGTGTATTCATATATCACTGTGGTGCAAGCACGATGGCTCAGCATATTGCCAAGGGAATGTACGGAATGATCATCGTCGATCCAAAAGATAAAAAGAATTATCCAAAAGCAGACCGTGAATATATGCTGATTCAGCAGCAATACTTCCCGGACAGCGAAAACATCACTGGCTTACTTGAAAACACCGGTTGGAAAGGTGCTCTCATCAATGGCAAAATGTTCCATTACAGCCCTGTTCATGATCCAAATGCAACTCAGGTTCTGGAATCCAAGCCGGGTGAACGCGTCCGTATTTTCTTTGGGAACGCGAACATCAACAATCCGATCGCCCTGCATCCTATCGCAGGAATTTGGGATCGTGTTTATATCAACGGTAACCCGAAGAACACTCTATACGGCATTCAAACATACAACGTGTCGGTAGCTGAAGCCAGTACATTTGATATCGTTTCGCCAGCTGACCGTCCGACCAATGTCGCAATCGTCGATCATGCAATGGGAGCGGCGTTACGCGGTGCGATCACAGTTCTGATGAACAAGCCCGACGCTGACCCGAAAAAAGGGCGTGGCGATCAAATCCTGATCAGATAG
- a CDS encoding c-type cytochrome, protein MFSLKKNRWVGIAIFLSISSQSTLAFHKDAYEPRVPKAIIAQEQQVKNPYPVTPERIEAGRKIYLGEGFCVTCHSKDGTGANLPGHPPRDFTDAKWQKLRTDGELMWVLKNGSPGTGMPIRVGTDINEEDGWNVIQYIRTFEGK, encoded by the coding sequence ATGTTTTCTTTAAAGAAAAATAGGTGGGTAGGGATTGCCATCTTTTTGAGCATCAGCTCGCAAAGTACATTAGCTTTTCACAAGGACGCGTATGAACCGCGTGTACCCAAGGCGATTATTGCGCAGGAACAGCAAGTAAAAAATCCTTATCCCGTCACACCAGAGCGAATTGAAGCAGGCCGTAAAATTTATTTGGGGGAAGGTTTTTGTGTAACTTGCCATAGCAAGGATGGCACAGGTGCCAATTTACCCGGGCATCCTCCGCGTGATTTTACCGATGCCAAATGGCAGAAACTTCGCACGGATGGAGAATTAATGTGGGTTTTAAAAAATGGTAGCCCAGGAACCGGGATGCCGATTCGAGTTGGAACAGATATAAACGAAGAAGATGGCTGGAATGTAATTCAATATATACGGACCTTCGAGGGCAAGTAG
- a CDS encoding class I SAM-dependent methyltransferase, with product MNKKPSPYEMLRVHKSGDAPYQAHFVPEDVRKICVELAPSAYLDVGCNRGQLIAAVKKELHNRAVCVGVEMNAFAAKAAEQVCDRVYSSTFDAAIGGIKADYPGGFDVISFADVLEHMYDPWEAMVLAKELLSERGKCVFQIPNMGHRSIIGGLLSNRFDYELMGLLDVTHIRFFTPGSFEDACQQAGYKIMRKVQVMEENPQPVLSAFSTLITGSEDVKNFLRILGVTQINLPLLAMWQICYVCEPL from the coding sequence ATGAACAAGAAACCCAGTCCCTACGAGATGCTCCGAGTCCATAAATCTGGCGATGCGCCCTATCAGGCACATTTCGTTCCTGAAGATGTCAGAAAAATATGTGTCGAGTTGGCGCCATCGGCCTATCTGGACGTGGGATGCAATCGTGGCCAATTGATTGCTGCGGTCAAAAAAGAGCTCCATAACCGTGCCGTTTGTGTCGGTGTTGAAATGAACGCGTTTGCCGCAAAGGCCGCAGAACAGGTTTGTGATCGCGTTTATTCAAGCACCTTCGATGCAGCAATCGGCGGAATCAAGGCAGATTACCCGGGCGGTTTCGATGTTATTTCATTTGCTGATGTGCTTGAACACATGTACGACCCGTGGGAAGCCATGGTTTTGGCGAAGGAATTGTTATCTGAGCGTGGAAAGTGTGTATTTCAAATTCCAAATATGGGACATCGTTCCATTATTGGCGGGCTACTTTCGAATCGATTCGATTATGAGTTGATGGGTTTGCTGGATGTGACGCATATCCGCTTTTTTACGCCAGGGTCATTTGAAGATGCCTGCCAGCAGGCTGGGTACAAGATCATGCGGAAGGTGCAAGTCATGGAGGAAAACCCGCAACCTGTTCTATCTGCGTTCAGCACGCTGATTACAGGATCAGAGGATGTCAAGAATTTCTTGCGAATATTGGGCGTGACGCAGATCAATCTTCCGCTACTGGCAATGTGGCAAATTTGTTACGTGTGTGAACCTCTATGA
- a CDS encoding YdcF family protein: MPDIFLLKAIAKTIILPPTGLLLIILVGLFLVHRFPRTGRAIAIIATVYLLALSTPFASYQLMHFLDTSPPLNLDEARRAQAIVILGGGIRNNALEYGGDTLGRLTLERVRYGARVAKKTGLPVLVAGGSVLSGETEAKLMREALENEFGIKVRWSEDKSRNTRENAAFSAAMLAKENIRHVVLVTHSFDMPRAKDEFITAGLPVIAAPTGILNGSLEWPSDYLPGIGGLQASYYVCYELLAKLATRMSLLQ, translated from the coding sequence ATGCCCGATATTTTTCTGCTCAAGGCAATCGCCAAGACGATTATTTTGCCCCCTACAGGGTTGCTATTAATCATTCTCGTGGGTTTGTTTCTGGTACATAGATTTCCGCGCACGGGCAGAGCGATCGCAATCATTGCGACGGTCTACCTGCTTGCGCTGTCTACTCCTTTTGCTTCTTATCAACTGATGCATTTTCTGGACACATCGCCCCCGCTCAATCTCGATGAAGCGCGTCGTGCCCAAGCCATCGTGATCCTCGGTGGCGGAATTCGTAACAATGCGTTGGAGTACGGTGGGGATACACTGGGGCGGCTAACTCTCGAGCGCGTGCGTTACGGCGCTCGGGTCGCCAAGAAAACTGGGTTGCCGGTGCTCGTCGCCGGTGGATCGGTACTGAGTGGTGAAACAGAAGCAAAGTTGATGCGTGAGGCTCTGGAGAACGAGTTCGGAATCAAAGTTCGCTGGAGTGAAGATAAATCCAGAAACACGCGCGAAAATGCGGCATTCTCTGCTGCGATGCTGGCAAAAGAGAACATTCGGCATGTCGTGCTCGTCACGCACAGTTTTGACATGCCACGAGCAAAAGATGAATTCATTACGGCGGGATTGCCGGTGATTGCGGCTCCTACCGGAATTTTAAATGGCAGCCTCGAATGGCCGTCGGATTATTTGCCTGGAATCGGAGGATTGCAGGCGAGTTATTACGTTTGCTACGAGCTTTTGGCGAAACTTGCCACGCGGATGTCTCTCCTTCAATAA
- a CDS encoding efflux RND transporter permease subunit has product MIARIISWSLRNHLLVLLLAALISAWGIYSVRHTALDAIPDLSDVQVIIKTTYPGQSPQAVEDQVTYPLTSALLSVPGSTAVRGFSMFGESFIYIIFKDGTDPYWARTRVLEYLSQMAGKLPPGVTPALGPDASGVGWIFEYALTDRQHRHDPDQLRALQDFFLKYELQSLPGVAEVASVGGMVRQYQIEVNPTRLAAYKLTLDKVAQSVRDSNLSGGGSVVEMGRAEYMIRARGYLKTLDDFRQIPLGTDGQGIPIRLQDVAHIQTGPEARRGVTDLDGEGEVVGGIVVMRYGNNALETIERVKTRLQELKAGLPEGVELVVTYDRSGLIKRAISTLSEKLIEESLAVALVCLLFLFHLRSSLVAVVTLPIGILAAFIIMQQQGVSANIMSLGGIAIAIGAMVDAAIVMIENMHKHLERAGANPDYWQVVKTSSLEVGPALFFSLLVITISFLPVLTLDGQEGRLFAPLAYTKTYAMAASAFLAITLTPVLMGYFIRGRIRPEQRNPLNRLLQTLYRPVLLAALSKRKLTILATLLLLATVAWPLSKLGSEFMPPLYEGDLLYMPTTLPGLSVDEAANILQITDRLIRALPEVERVFGKAGRAETATDPAPLSMLETTILLKPRDQWPPGETVEQLIHKLDDQVRLPGLTNSWGYPIRTRIDMLSTGIRTPLGIKVTGPNLAGIAELAQQIAATIKNVPGTRTVFAERATGGRYLDIDINRAQAARYGVTVADVQRLVQGAIGGENIGTVIDGRERFQINLRYPRALRDSLPAIAASRITLPSGAQVPLGELAHLHFSEGASEIKSENARLTAYVYIDITGRDLGGYVNEAKRTLEKSITLPPGYAIAWSGQYVNLQHAKERMQWVIPLTLILAVLLLYMHFRHFGKVLLVLLCLPFSLIGGFWLVYALGYNLSVAVAVGFIALAGVAAEFGVVMLLYLDHAIEDLRYAGRLNNRRDLHQAIIQGALLRIRPKMMTVSVIVVGLLPVMFSQGAGAEVMKRIAAPLVGGMLTAPLLSLIVIPVLYSWWQGRNMSKD; this is encoded by the coding sequence ATGATTGCCCGCATTATATCCTGGTCATTACGTAACCATCTGCTGGTTTTACTGCTTGCAGCTCTAATCAGCGCCTGGGGGATTTACTCCGTGCGTCATACCGCACTGGACGCAATACCCGATCTTTCTGATGTCCAGGTCATCATCAAAACCACTTACCCCGGCCAATCGCCACAAGCGGTGGAAGACCAGGTGACGTATCCACTTACCTCGGCGTTACTGTCGGTGCCCGGTTCTACTGCGGTTCGCGGCTTTTCCATGTTCGGCGAGTCGTTTATTTACATCATTTTCAAGGATGGAACCGATCCCTACTGGGCGCGCACGCGCGTGCTCGAATATCTGAGCCAGATGGCGGGGAAGCTGCCGCCCGGCGTTACACCGGCACTCGGCCCGGATGCATCCGGCGTGGGCTGGATTTTTGAATACGCGTTAACTGATCGTCAGCATCGCCACGATCCCGACCAATTGCGCGCGCTACAGGATTTTTTCCTGAAATATGAATTGCAAAGCCTGCCCGGTGTCGCCGAAGTGGCGAGTGTCGGTGGCATGGTGCGGCAATACCAGATCGAAGTAAATCCAACCCGACTGGCCGCATATAAACTGACACTGGACAAAGTGGCGCAGTCAGTACGCGACAGCAATCTATCCGGCGGCGGCTCAGTGGTAGAAATGGGACGCGCCGAATACATGATCAGGGCGCGCGGCTACCTCAAAACGCTGGATGATTTCCGGCAAATTCCGCTCGGCACAGATGGTCAAGGCATCCCCATCCGCTTACAGGACGTGGCGCATATCCAGACTGGGCCGGAAGCGCGCCGTGGCGTTACCGATCTCGATGGCGAGGGCGAGGTAGTAGGCGGTATCGTCGTGATGCGCTACGGCAACAATGCACTGGAAACGATAGAGCGGGTCAAGACGCGCTTGCAAGAATTGAAAGCAGGATTGCCTGAAGGGGTGGAATTAGTCGTCACCTATGACCGTTCCGGCCTGATCAAGCGTGCCATCAGCACCCTAAGCGAGAAACTGATCGAGGAATCGCTGGCAGTCGCTCTGGTCTGCCTGCTGTTCCTGTTCCACCTGCGATCATCTTTGGTGGCAGTTGTAACTTTACCCATCGGCATCCTGGCCGCTTTTATCATCATGCAACAACAGGGCGTCAGCGCTAACATCATGTCGCTGGGCGGCATCGCCATCGCCATCGGCGCAATGGTCGACGCTGCCATTGTGATGATCGAAAACATGCATAAGCATCTGGAGCGTGCCGGAGCCAACCCCGATTACTGGCAGGTGGTGAAAACAAGCTCACTGGAAGTAGGCCCAGCCCTGTTCTTCTCGCTACTGGTAATCACCATCTCCTTCCTGCCGGTATTAACGCTGGACGGACAGGAAGGCAGGCTATTCGCACCCCTCGCATACACAAAAACTTATGCAATGGCCGCCAGCGCATTCCTGGCGATAACGCTCACACCGGTGCTGATGGGCTATTTCATTCGCGGCCGCATTCGCCCAGAACAGCGCAATCCGTTGAACCGCCTATTACAAACCCTGTACCGGCCAGTGCTGCTGGCCGCCTTAAGCAAACGCAAGTTGACCATACTCGCCACGCTACTGCTCTTAGCGACCGTGGCGTGGCCGCTGTCCAAACTGGGCAGCGAATTCATGCCGCCACTGTATGAAGGCGATCTGCTGTATATGCCCACAACCTTGCCCGGCTTGTCCGTAGACGAGGCGGCCAACATTTTGCAAATCACAGATCGCCTGATCCGCGCACTGCCGGAAGTCGAGCGAGTATTCGGCAAGGCCGGACGCGCCGAAACGGCGACCGATCCGGCACCGCTTTCGATGCTGGAAACCACCATTCTGCTGAAGCCGCGCGACCAGTGGCCGCCGGGAGAAACGGTAGAGCAATTGATACACAAGCTCGATGACCAGGTGCGCCTGCCAGGACTCACCAACTCCTGGGGCTACCCGATCCGCACCCGCATAGACATGCTTTCCACAGGCATCAGAACGCCACTGGGAATTAAAGTCACCGGCCCGAATCTGGCTGGCATCGCTGAACTGGCTCAGCAAATCGCAGCAACGATCAAAAACGTGCCCGGTACGCGCACTGTATTCGCTGAACGTGCCACTGGCGGGCGCTATCTGGACATTGACATTAACCGGGCTCAAGCCGCACGTTATGGCGTTACCGTAGCCGATGTGCAGCGCCTGGTACAAGGCGCAATCGGTGGCGAAAACATCGGCACGGTAATTGATGGGCGCGAACGCTTTCAGATCAACCTGCGCTATCCACGCGCCCTGCGCGATTCTCTGCCGGCAATAGCGGCCAGCCGAATCACCCTGCCTTCCGGGGCGCAAGTACCGCTGGGCGAATTGGCGCATTTACACTTCAGTGAAGGGGCTTCGGAAATCAAAAGCGAAAATGCGCGTTTGACCGCTTATGTCTATATCGACATCACCGGGCGCGATCTCGGCGGTTATGTGAACGAAGCCAAACGCACACTGGAAAAGTCGATTACATTGCCGCCCGGTTACGCCATTGCCTGGTCGGGACAGTACGTAAATTTGCAACATGCCAAAGAACGCATGCAGTGGGTCATCCCGCTGACGCTGATACTGGCAGTCTTGTTGCTATATATGCACTTCCGTCATTTTGGCAAAGTGCTGCTGGTACTGCTGTGCCTGCCATTCTCCCTGATCGGCGGCTTCTGGCTGGTATACGCGCTGGGATATAACTTATCGGTGGCAGTAGCGGTAGGCTTCATTGCGCTGGCTGGCGTAGCCGCCGAATTTGGCGTAGTCATGCTGCTGTATCTTGATCATGCCATCGAAGACTTACGCTACGCCGGACGCTTGAACAACCGTCGTGATTTACATCAAGCCATCATTCAGGGAGCACTGCTGCGTATCCGCCCAAAAATGATGACCGTCTCAGTAATCGTGGTGGGCTTGTTGCCCGTGATGTTCAGCCAAGGTGCCGGTGCAGAGGTTATGAAACGCATTGCCGCGCCGTTAGTAGGCGGCATGCTAACGGCACCGCTGCTGTCGCTAATCGTGATCCCAGTGCTGTACTCGTGGTGGCAAGGGCGGAATATGTCGAAGGATTGA
- a CDS encoding superoxide dismutase family protein codes for MKFVTKLPLALALIMGTVTSSVFAEAEHHGGKEDGHHAGKVEKKLRAEAIIAGPGITGEARLYEEHDGLVRIKMMVQGTPDSKLTPGRHAVHIHEAGACDPFTAAKGHYDGNIDLQVNPEANVSPGLGNHPYHLGDLPNLVVDENRKGTLYAITSRVTLTPGLTTLFDADGSAFIIHGLEDKFLPDPPTKDAPGGPRIACGVVVLKK; via the coding sequence ATGAAATTTGTTACTAAATTACCGCTGGCATTGGCATTGATCATGGGCACCGTCACTAGCTCAGTTTTTGCAGAAGCCGAGCATCACGGAGGAAAAGAAGATGGACATCACGCGGGGAAGGTGGAGAAAAAACTTCGTGCAGAAGCGATTATCGCCGGTCCGGGCATTACCGGAGAAGCTCGTCTGTATGAGGAGCATGATGGGCTCGTCAGAATAAAAATGATGGTACAAGGTACGCCTGACAGCAAGTTAACGCCCGGGCGACACGCGGTTCACATCCACGAAGCAGGGGCATGCGATCCTTTCACGGCGGCGAAAGGGCATTACGATGGCAATATCGATCTGCAGGTCAACCCGGAGGCAAATGTCAGTCCAGGTCTTGGAAATCACCCCTATCATTTAGGCGACCTGCCGAATCTTGTGGTTGATGAAAACCGCAAAGGGACGCTATATGCCATCACGAGCCGGGTCACCCTCACTCCTGGATTGACGACCCTTTTCGATGCGGATGGGAGTGCATTTATTATTCATGGACTCGAAGACAAATTTCTTCCCGATCCTCCGACGAAAGATGCTCCAGGTGGCCCCAGGATTGCGTGTGGTGTAGTTGTTCTGAAGAAGTGA
- a CDS encoding DUF1264 domain-containing protein — protein MKISKICVLVSSLITASLLSVPVLAADKNPLSGYTIHVVAPHVMDGEIIGPFHHYCKPINDDVIQCILFDSTEPNARLTEIEYMVSKKLARSAIPKWSHTQNWHDHKQEIETGRVAIVNPSDPKEQKGLADYVAGTDGIIFHLWPKDAPIPDGSVGIAQSVGHWEELHGKIGKDATKK, from the coding sequence ATGAAAATCAGCAAAATCTGTGTTCTTGTTTCCTCGTTAATTACGGCCAGCTTATTGTCCGTTCCAGTGCTTGCTGCTGATAAGAATCCGCTGTCGGGTTATACAATTCATGTTGTAGCACCACACGTCATGGACGGAGAAATTATCGGTCCGTTTCATCATTACTGCAAACCCATCAATGACGACGTTATTCAGTGCATTCTATTCGATTCAACTGAGCCTAACGCTCGCTTGACCGAAATCGAATACATGGTTTCCAAGAAACTTGCCCGATCAGCTATACCGAAATGGTCGCATACGCAAAACTGGCACGATCACAAACAGGAGATCGAAACTGGTCGCGTTGCCATAGTAAACCCCTCTGACCCGAAAGAGCAGAAAGGATTGGCGGATTATGTTGCTGGAACCGATGGCATCATTTTCCACCTCTGGCCTAAAGACGCGCCCATTCCTGACGGTTCGGTCGGCATCGCTCAGTCAGTTGGACATTGGGAAGAGCTACATGGAAAAATTGGTAAAGATGCAACTAAAAAATAA
- a CDS encoding c-type cytochrome, producing the protein MNISREMVVGSALITLVGLMSFSGVSLANDQPRAKEILEQSCIQCHRLEGKADSRFNLKAPDLIWAGSKYRRPWLIGWLTGKEAPLYAKGYRWDLTEVSFKHPVVTESEANVLADYFAEHNKDPRVKVGTFDLSKVTKFEADFGAMAFKAHACFGCHTINEDGKVIGGPQSTALHASGQRYDQDWLFRFGQNPQDFVPHSGEFLADATEPQLRAVIGYLMTQGVSDFKYYEPWTSPEFGMASVGRGKVIYKEYCSQCHGATGKGDGPAASGLDPKPAIHANIPFEKLPMEYLYNVINHGGPAIGKSPNMPYWNLTIGQQGVADVIAYLKATFKGSPAGAAAAVTTAMPGKVAAAAPAVAAATATTASSGGQSDACVQLRKTAKAPDSFLAMTNPFTASTEVLQAGKTLFQKSAKPAACAMCHGEKGDGKGMMGAALVPPPRNFTCNAMMKDIPDGQLFWIIKKGSPGTGMMSFSGLSDDKVWQLIHYIRSLAR; encoded by the coding sequence ATGAATATTAGTAGAGAAATGGTTGTTGGAAGCGCGCTCATCACGCTGGTGGGATTGATGTCGTTCTCGGGGGTATCGTTAGCGAATGATCAACCGCGCGCAAAAGAAATCCTTGAGCAGTCCTGTATACAATGTCACCGATTGGAAGGTAAAGCCGATTCCCGCTTTAATCTTAAGGCACCTGATCTTATCTGGGCCGGGAGCAAGTACCGGCGCCCTTGGTTGATTGGTTGGTTGACCGGCAAAGAAGCGCCACTCTATGCCAAGGGCTATCGCTGGGATCTAACCGAAGTCTCGTTTAAACATCCGGTTGTCACAGAATCCGAGGCCAATGTTCTTGCTGATTATTTTGCTGAGCACAATAAGGATCCGCGAGTCAAAGTTGGTACGTTTGATCTTTCGAAAGTTACGAAGTTCGAGGCCGATTTTGGCGCAATGGCCTTCAAGGCGCATGCTTGCTTCGGCTGCCATACGATTAATGAGGATGGAAAAGTCATCGGCGGGCCGCAGAGCACAGCGCTCCATGCGTCCGGACAAAGATATGACCAGGATTGGCTCTTCCGTTTCGGGCAGAATCCACAAGACTTTGTGCCGCACAGTGGCGAGTTTCTGGCCGATGCGACGGAGCCACAGCTCCGCGCGGTGATCGGGTACTTAATGACGCAGGGTGTGAGTGATTTCAAGTATTACGAGCCTTGGACGAGCCCAGAATTTGGCATGGCCAGCGTTGGTCGCGGCAAAGTCATCTACAAAGAATATTGTTCGCAGTGTCACGGAGCGACAGGTAAAGGTGATGGCCCGGCGGCGTCTGGCTTGGATCCGAAGCCGGCAATTCATGCCAACATTCCATTTGAAAAGCTGCCAATGGAATATCTGTACAACGTAATCAACCATGGCGGCCCGGCGATAGGGAAATCGCCGAATATGCCTTATTGGAATCTGACCATCGGCCAGCAAGGCGTAGCTGACGTAATCGCCTACCTCAAGGCGACATTCAAGGGTTCACCTGCCGGAGCGGCTGCCGCAGTTACCACCGCTATGCCTGGCAAGGTTGCTGCCGCCGCTCCGGCTGTAGCTGCTGCCACCGCAACAACTGCCTCAAGTGGAGGTCAGTCGGATGCTTGCGTGCAGCTGCGCAAGACGGCTAAGGCACCGGATAGTTTTCTGGCCATGACGAATCCATTTACTGCCTCTACCGAAGTACTTCAGGCAGGGAAAACGCTGTTCCAGAAATCCGCCAAGCCTGCCGCCTGCGCCATGTGTCATGGCGAAAAGGGCGATGGAAAGGGCATGATGGGAGCAGCGCTGGTGCCACCACCGAGAAATTTTACCTGCAATGCCATGATGAAGGACATTCCAGATGGCCAGCTTTTCTGGATTATCAAGAAAGGTTCGCCCGGGACCGGCATGATGTCCTTCTCCGGTTTGTCCGATGACAAGGTGTGGCAGCTTATTCATTACATTAGATCGCTGGCACGTTGA
- a CDS encoding DsrE family protein: MATFIISGSRGTDDPTMATLPFMAAKAAKEQGHDVVLWLWNEAVTLGRKGTADHIHGVNLTPLKELLAAVQAAGVQIWVCGACAVARQIMGDDLVTGASIKGMPDYIKAVAERDRNVTF, translated from the coding sequence GTGGCAACATTCATAATATCTGGCAGTCGAGGCACAGATGATCCGACGATGGCCACGTTGCCCTTCATGGCCGCGAAGGCGGCAAAGGAGCAGGGACACGATGTGGTGCTTTGGCTCTGGAACGAAGCCGTGACGCTTGGTCGCAAAGGAACAGCCGATCATATCCATGGTGTGAATCTGACCCCATTGAAAGAGTTATTGGCTGCGGTGCAGGCGGCGGGTGTGCAGATTTGGGTCTGCGGCGCCTGTGCCGTGGCTCGGCAGATCATGGGAGATGATCTAGTAACGGGTGCATCAATAAAAGGGATGCCGGATTACATCAAGGCCGTGGCCGAACGTGACCGTAATGTGACGTTTTGA
- a CDS encoding efflux RND transporter periplasmic adaptor subunit: MAKKIAAGIVLLGIGILAWYLISQRISISWRPTQTATQTATPGIKPLSLSDLGKAGKEQIWICPMHPEIMQNHPGTCPICGMDLVQSKDSAVHNHDHGIHIDTASIQKLGVRLASIKKTSLSHEIRTYGNVIVDGDTLYNVHTKVDGWIKKLNINSIGQQIRKGQIIYEIYSPDLIAQQKEYLRFVVRRDQTLKTIGDISPLVENPYVMDLLQELSRERTKFLYKDIGIESVQQMEDSKQPIEVVKILAGQAGVVTQINAREGNFVTPSATLFTLADVSKVWVDITLYPDQAGRIQNGDAVTIKTPDGQEIQTKLDFINPLAENNKISARVTLNNTNLRLRPGSFVDVIIHAQPHEALVLPRSSVIHTGQGDLVILSRGDGHFLPVNIETGIESGDWIEVVDGLLEGAEVAVNGQFLLDAASSLHDAAQRMQETHKHQ; encoded by the coding sequence ATGGCGAAAAAAATAGCGGCAGGGATAGTACTGCTAGGAATTGGCATTCTGGCCTGGTATCTCATCAGTCAGCGCATCTCCATTTCATGGCGTCCTACTCAAACTGCAACTCAAACCGCAACTCCCGGTATCAAGCCCTTATCTTTATCTGATCTCGGCAAAGCCGGAAAGGAACAAATCTGGATTTGCCCGATGCACCCAGAGATCATGCAGAACCATCCGGGCACTTGCCCAATTTGCGGCATGGATCTGGTGCAATCAAAAGATTCCGCAGTTCACAACCACGATCACGGTATTCATATCGATACCGCATCCATCCAGAAACTTGGTGTCAGGTTAGCCAGTATAAAAAAAACCTCGCTCAGCCATGAAATCCGCACTTATGGCAACGTAATAGTCGATGGGGATACGCTTTATAACGTCCATACCAAGGTCGATGGCTGGATTAAAAAGCTCAATATAAATTCGATCGGACAGCAGATTCGTAAAGGACAAATAATTTATGAAATTTACTCTCCCGATTTGATTGCACAACAGAAAGAGTATTTAAGGTTTGTGGTACGCCGTGATCAGACGTTAAAAACGATAGGTGATATTTCTCCATTAGTGGAAAATCCCTATGTGATGGATCTTTTGCAAGAGCTTTCCAGAGAAAGAACTAAATTTCTCTATAAAGATATTGGCATTGAATCCGTTCAACAGATGGAAGACTCAAAGCAACCCATTGAGGTGGTTAAAATACTGGCGGGCCAGGCAGGGGTTGTGACACAAATTAATGCACGCGAAGGTAACTTCGTCACGCCTTCTGCCACCCTGTTTACTCTGGCCGATGTTTCCAAGGTATGGGTTGATATCACGCTTTACCCCGACCAGGCTGGCCGGATACAAAATGGCGATGCGGTGACCATAAAAACCCCCGATGGGCAAGAAATCCAAACCAAGCTCGACTTTATCAATCCCCTCGCCGAGAACAACAAAATCAGCGCAAGGGTGACGCTTAATAATACCAATCTGCGTTTGCGTCCTGGCAGCTTTGTCGACGTGATTATCCACGCCCAGCCGCACGAAGCCCTCGTTTTGCCCCGCTCATCAGTCATACACACTGGGCAAGGAGACTTGGTAATCTTGTCCAGAGGGGATGGGCATTTCCTCCCTGTTAATATCGAGACAGGGATTGAAAGCGGGGACTGGATCGAGGTTGTAGATGGTCTGCTGGAAGGCGCAGAAGTAGCAGTAAACGGTCAGTTCCTGCTGGACGCGGCATCGTCGCTACATGATGCCGCGCAACGCATGCAGGAAACGCATAAGCACCAATGA